The DNA window AGCTGTTGTTGTATTACTTGTTTTCATTATAGGTGGTGCATATTCTTTTTTAACAAATCCTGTTAATGAAGACATTGTAACAATTGGTTATCTTCCATCTGATCATGATGCAGCATTATTTGTAGCTCAGGCACAAGGGGAATATGCAGCTCACGGTATTGAAACCGAACTTGTTCAGTTTAACAACGGTGGGGACTTAATGACTGGTATGGCCAGTGGTGAAGTTGATATTGGTTATGGTGGAATTACACCTGTTTTATCTGCTGTTGAAAAAGGAGTTCCTATAAAAGTTGTTGCAGGTGCTCAAATTGAAGGAAGTGGTATTGCAGTAAGTCCAGAATCTGATATTGATTCTCCTGAGGATTTGGCTGGTAAATCAATAGCTACTCCTGGTGAAGCATCTATTCAGTATATGTTGCTTCAATATTATTTAGAGGACAATAACATGTCTACTGATGATATGAATATTTCTGCAATGAAAGTAGCTCCAATGAATGATGCTTTAAATGCTAATAAAATTGATGGTATGTTAACTTATGAGCCATATGTAACAATGGCTGTTGAAAATGGAAATGAGATGTTTATAAAATCTTCTGAAATCCTTCCAGAACATCCTTGCTGTGTTGTTGCAGCATCTGAAAGGTTCATTGATGAAAATCCTGATAAATTAGACACTATTATTTCTATTCATGAAAATGCAACAGAGTTTATTTTAGAGAATCCTGATGAAGCAGCAGAATTGTTGCCTGAGGATATAGTTGCAGATGTAGAAATAGAGAAAAAAGCAATTAGTGGTATTAAATTTGTTTATGGTTTAAACGAAACTTATAAACAAAGTATTATGGATTTCATGCAAATTGAAGTTGATTTAGGTATTTTAGAAGAACCAATCCCTGCAACTGATATATTCTGGGAAGGTTA is part of the Methanobrevibacter woesei genome and encodes:
- a CDS encoding ABC transporter substrate-binding protein is translated as MDKKLILAVVVLLVFIIGGAYSFLTNPVNEDIVTIGYLPSDHDAALFVAQAQGEYAAHGIETELVQFNNGGDLMTGMASGEVDIGYGGITPVLSAVEKGVPIKVVAGAQIEGSGIAVSPESDIDSPEDLAGKSIATPGEASIQYMLLQYYLEDNNMSTDDMNISAMKVAPMNDALNANKIDGMLTYEPYVTMAVENGNEMFIKSSEILPEHPCCVVAASERFIDENPDKLDTIISIHENATEFILENPDEAAELLPEDIVADVEIEKKAISGIKFVYGLNETYKQSIMDFMQIEVDLGILEEPIPATDIFWEG